In one window of Nakamurella sp. PAMC28650 DNA:
- a CDS encoding PAC2 family protein, with protein MAGEPGELYELHLEVPQIEDLASPVLIHALDGYVDAGSGVSLAVAQLMEKLPSTVVATFDVDQLIDYRARRPTLTFARNSFIDYDAPALVIRAMVDEGGSTFLLLTGPEPDMQWERFAAAVGQIADRFAVRLTVGLMAIPMGVPHTRPTGMSTHATRPDLINVPQDWIGTIQVPGHASGLLEYRFGQAGRDAIGFAAHVPHYVARSDYPETARTLIQATSDATGLLLPTAGLDAAAAAVQVQLATQLEDNTEIADMVRALEQQYDAFVSATGRGLLAESAPLPTADELGAQFEAFLADRETPKE; from the coding sequence ATGGCCGGCGAACCGGGTGAGCTCTACGAGCTGCACCTCGAAGTTCCCCAGATCGAGGATCTGGCCAGCCCCGTGCTGATCCACGCCCTCGACGGATACGTGGACGCCGGTTCCGGGGTCAGCCTGGCGGTCGCCCAGTTGATGGAGAAGCTGCCCAGCACCGTGGTCGCGACCTTCGACGTCGACCAGCTGATCGACTACCGCGCGCGCCGCCCCACCCTGACGTTCGCCCGTAACTCCTTCATCGACTACGACGCACCTGCGCTGGTCATCCGGGCCATGGTCGACGAGGGCGGTAGTACCTTCCTGCTCCTGACCGGCCCGGAACCCGACATGCAGTGGGAACGCTTCGCAGCGGCCGTCGGCCAGATCGCCGACCGCTTCGCCGTCCGGCTGACCGTCGGACTCATGGCCATCCCGATGGGCGTGCCGCACACGCGCCCGACGGGCATGTCGACCCACGCCACCCGTCCGGACCTGATCAACGTCCCGCAGGACTGGATCGGCACGATCCAGGTGCCAGGGCACGCCAGTGGCCTGCTGGAGTACCGGTTCGGCCAGGCCGGTCGGGACGCCATCGGATTCGCCGCGCACGTCCCGCACTACGTCGCGAGGTCGGACTACCCGGAGACCGCCCGGACGTTGATCCAGGCGACCTCGGATGCCACCGGTCTGCTTCTGCCCACCGCCGGGCTCGACGCGGCAGCCGCCGCGGTGCAGGTGCAACTGGCCACCCAGCTCGAGGACAACACCGAGATCGCCGACATGGTGCGGGCGCTGGAGCAGCAGTACGACGCCTTCGTCTCGGCGACCGGCCGCGGTCTGCTGGCCGAGTCGGCGCCGCTGCCCACGGCCGACGAGCTCGGCGCGCAGTTCGAGGCGTTCCTGGCCGACCGCGAAACGCCGAAGGAGTAG
- a CDS encoding YbjN domain-containing protein, which translates to MSTTTAAQVRAALTELEVEFTAEPDDAFLLTLPGERRHRTLLWLIVGSHELLIESFVCRAPDENREEVYRFLLQRNAKLRSVAYSLDPDGDIHLVGRIGLESLGANPAEELNTVLGVVLSTSDEDFNQLLERGFAGAIRREWAWRTSRGHSLHNLQAFRHMIDPG; encoded by the coding sequence ATGAGCACAACCACCGCCGCACAGGTGCGCGCCGCACTGACCGAACTCGAGGTCGAGTTCACCGCCGAGCCGGACGACGCGTTCCTTCTGACGCTGCCGGGCGAGCGCCGGCACCGGACGCTGCTCTGGCTGATCGTCGGCTCGCACGAGTTGTTGATCGAGTCGTTCGTCTGCCGGGCGCCGGACGAGAACCGCGAAGAGGTCTACCGGTTCCTGTTGCAGCGCAACGCCAAACTGCGCAGCGTGGCGTACTCCCTCGATCCGGACGGTGACATCCACCTGGTCGGGCGGATCGGTCTGGAGAGCCTCGGCGCCAACCCCGCCGAGGAGCTGAACACCGTGCTCGGAGTGGTCCTGAGCACCTCGGACGAGGACTTCAACCAGCTCCTCGAACGCGGGTTCGCGGGAGCGATTCGCCGTGAGTGGGCCTGGCGCACCTCCCGCGGGCATTCGCTGCACAACCTGCAGGCGTTCCGCCACATGATCGATCCCGGCTGA
- a CDS encoding Ig-like domain-containing protein — translation MGKRSVRLLGRRLAGVVVLVATVGLVGSACSAGTEFVTVTVTSDQTGASSVPVVAPGLTSGVASSSKAPTSSAPSTTTLPGSNVRITANPAFGSKNVAPNNPVVIVVFAAKITAATLRGNDGRTIAGSISSDKGTWTSSQRMNYDTVYSFDGSATGNDGKVTTITGRYTTVKPAATLRAAVQIPNGDTVGVGASIIVTFSGVVTNRANAEKALKVTTSAGSKLRGNWGWLQDEQIQKGGPVQSQVHWRPTSSPVSGTTPFWPANTTVHLEADLKGVDYGGGLWGREDITSDFSIGRSQIVIADANTHRLIITVDNKVVKNYAVSYGKESVPGRATVNGIHIVTEKFPTFSMCNPQFDYCNALEKWAVRINNNGEFIHENLKARAAFGIENVSHGCVNMGEPDAKDFYDSSMYGDPVVVTDTGGPQMTEKDSIYDWIYSPTDWRALSAL, via the coding sequence GTGGGCAAGCGTTCCGTGCGGCTGCTGGGCCGCCGACTGGCAGGCGTCGTGGTTCTGGTCGCGACCGTAGGGCTCGTCGGTTCCGCCTGCTCGGCCGGGACCGAGTTCGTCACCGTCACGGTGACCTCCGACCAGACAGGCGCGTCGTCCGTGCCGGTGGTCGCTCCCGGACTGACTTCCGGCGTCGCCTCCTCGAGCAAGGCCCCGACGTCGTCCGCGCCCTCCACCACCACCCTGCCGGGCAGCAACGTCCGGATCACGGCCAACCCGGCCTTCGGATCCAAGAACGTGGCGCCGAACAATCCGGTGGTCATCGTCGTCTTCGCGGCCAAGATCACGGCGGCGACGCTCAGGGGGAATGACGGCCGGACCATCGCGGGGTCCATCTCCTCCGACAAGGGCACCTGGACCAGCAGCCAGCGGATGAACTACGACACGGTCTACAGCTTCGATGGCTCGGCCACGGGCAACGACGGCAAGGTCACCACCATCACCGGCAGGTACACGACCGTGAAGCCGGCCGCGACCCTGCGCGCCGCGGTGCAGATCCCGAACGGGGACACGGTGGGTGTCGGTGCCTCGATCATCGTGACGTTCTCCGGCGTCGTGACCAATCGGGCCAACGCCGAGAAGGCACTGAAGGTCACCACGTCCGCCGGCTCGAAGTTGCGGGGCAACTGGGGCTGGCTGCAGGACGAGCAGATCCAGAAGGGCGGCCCGGTGCAGTCGCAGGTGCACTGGCGGCCCACCTCCAGCCCGGTCAGTGGCACCACCCCGTTCTGGCCGGCGAACACCACGGTCCATCTCGAGGCCGATCTGAAGGGCGTCGACTACGGCGGCGGCCTGTGGGGCCGAGAGGACATCACCTCCGATTTCTCCATCGGGAGATCGCAGATCGTCATCGCGGACGCCAATACCCACCGGCTGATCATCACGGTGGACAACAAGGTCGTGAAGAACTACGCGGTCTCCTACGGGAAGGAATCGGTGCCCGGCCGTGCCACCGTGAACGGCATCCACATCGTCACCGAGAAGTTCCCGACGTTCTCCATGTGCAACCCGCAGTTCGACTACTGCAATGCACTCGAGAAATGGGCCGTCCGGATCAACAACAACGGCGAGTTCATCCACGAGAACCTCAAGGCCAGGGCGGCATTCGGGATCGAGAACGTCTCGCACGGCTGCGTGAACATGGGGGAGCCGGACGCGAAGGACTTCTACGACTCCTCCATGTACGGCGACCCGGTCGTCGTCACCGACACCGGAGGCCCGCAGATGACGGAGAAGGATTCCATCTACGACTGGATCTACTCGCCGACCGACTGGAGGGCTCTGTCGGCCCTCTGA
- the purU gene encoding formyltetrahydrofolate deformylase: MPEPDRRFILTLACPDATGIVAGITTFLAGIGGWIVEAAYHSDPDSQRFFTRQVIRAESLGFDVEELRARFDRVATQLRADRWQVTDSDVRKKAVVLVSREGHCLYELLAQWHSGALNADITAVIGNHPDLGDVASMFGVPFEHIPVPGDPDGKAAAFERIRARVDPHAPDAIVLARFMQVVPPAICAQWAGRLINIHHGFLPSFQGGRPYHQAHTRGVKMVGATCHYVTADLDAGPIIDQDVIRVDHSDSAADMARRGRDIEKAVLARGLAYHLEDRVLLDGLRTIVFD; the protein is encoded by the coding sequence ATGCCCGAGCCGGACCGTCGGTTCATCCTCACCCTGGCCTGCCCGGACGCCACCGGTATCGTCGCCGGCATCACCACGTTCCTGGCGGGGATCGGGGGCTGGATCGTCGAGGCGGCCTACCATTCCGACCCGGACTCGCAGCGCTTCTTCACGCGCCAGGTGATCCGGGCGGAGTCCCTCGGCTTCGACGTCGAAGAGCTGCGGGCGCGGTTCGACCGGGTGGCAACGCAGCTGCGGGCCGACCGGTGGCAGGTGACGGACAGCGACGTGCGCAAGAAGGCCGTGGTGCTGGTGTCCCGGGAAGGCCACTGCCTCTACGAACTCCTGGCGCAGTGGCACTCCGGGGCGCTGAACGCCGACATCACCGCCGTCATCGGCAATCACCCGGATCTGGGCGACGTGGCGTCCATGTTCGGCGTGCCCTTCGAGCACATCCCCGTCCCCGGCGACCCCGACGGCAAGGCTGCGGCCTTCGAGCGGATCCGTGCCCGGGTCGACCCGCACGCACCGGACGCGATCGTGCTGGCCCGATTCATGCAGGTGGTGCCGCCGGCGATCTGCGCGCAGTGGGCGGGCCGGCTGATCAACATCCACCATGGCTTCCTGCCGTCGTTCCAGGGCGGCCGCCCGTACCACCAGGCGCACACCCGCGGCGTGAAGATGGTCGGTGCCACCTGCCACTACGTCACCGCCGACCTGGACGCCGGCCCGATCATCGACCAGGACGTCATCCGGGTCGATCACAGCGATTCGGCCGCCGACATGGCCAGACGCGGCCGGGACATCGAGAAGGCGGTGCTGGCCAGAGGTCTGGCGTATCACCTCGAGGACCGCGTGCTGCTCGACGGACTGCGCACGATCGTCTTCGACTAG
- a CDS encoding UDP-N-acetylmuramate dehydrogenase yields MPPTVRLADLTTLHLGGPAPELVTIGSVDDLAATMAGFRLAGRPVLVIGGGSNLVIADSGVPGPVVRIAIPGVAITENDDGTADVTIGAGEDWDGVVAQLVAAGLTGLAPLSGIPGSTGATPVQNVGAYGTEIAEMLVSVTLYERATGEVRDIPADDLALGYRTSVLRGTDRAVVTGVTLRLGRTPTPVKYAELARALGVEPGTAAPESAIRQAVLGLRRSKGMLIEPWVPDPDTRSAGSFFTNPIMDRVGADRTDQRIRERFGADATYPRYPAGQDHTKLSAAWLIERAGFPKGFDGPGGRVGLSTKHTLALVNRDGTTADMLQLARQIRDGVREAFEVDLHPEPVFVGVSL; encoded by the coding sequence GTGCCCCCCACAGTCCGCCTGGCCGATCTGACCACGCTCCATCTCGGCGGCCCCGCCCCTGAGCTCGTCACCATCGGCAGCGTCGACGACCTGGCCGCGACCATGGCGGGCTTTCGGCTCGCAGGTCGACCCGTCCTGGTCATCGGCGGTGGGTCCAACCTGGTGATCGCCGACAGCGGGGTGCCCGGGCCGGTGGTCCGGATCGCCATCCCGGGCGTCGCGATCACGGAGAACGACGACGGCACCGCGGATGTCACGATCGGGGCAGGCGAGGACTGGGACGGCGTGGTCGCGCAGTTGGTCGCAGCGGGACTGACCGGGCTGGCTCCGCTGTCGGGCATCCCTGGCAGCACCGGCGCGACCCCGGTGCAGAACGTCGGCGCCTACGGCACCGAGATCGCCGAGATGCTGGTGTCGGTCACGCTCTACGAACGGGCCACCGGCGAGGTGCGGGACATCCCGGCCGACGATCTCGCGCTGGGCTACCGCACCTCGGTGCTCCGCGGAACGGACCGGGCGGTCGTCACCGGCGTCACCCTGCGGCTGGGCCGGACGCCGACCCCGGTGAAGTATGCGGAGCTGGCCAGGGCTCTCGGCGTCGAGCCGGGCACGGCCGCGCCGGAATCGGCGATCCGCCAGGCGGTTCTGGGTCTCCGCAGGTCCAAGGGCATGCTCATCGAGCCCTGGGTACCGGACCCCGACACCCGCAGCGCCGGCTCCTTCTTCACCAACCCGATCATGGACCGGGTCGGGGCCGACCGGACGGATCAGCGGATCCGGGAACGATTCGGTGCGGACGCGACCTATCCGCGGTATCCGGCGGGACAGGACCACACCAAGCTCTCGGCCGCCTGGCTGATCGAACGGGCCGGCTTCCCGAAGGGGTTCGACGGTCCCGGCGGCCGGGTCGGCCTGTCCACCAAGCACACACTCGCGCTCGTCAACCGCGATGGCACCACGGCTGACATGCTACAACTGGCACGGCAGATCCGTGATGGGGTACGGGAGGCCTTCGAGGTGGACCTGCACCCGGAGCCGGTGTTCGTCGGCGTCAGCCTGTAG
- the mshA gene encoding D-inositol-3-phosphate glycosyltransferase: MAQPGTGDAGGMNVYVAQTALRLATRGIEVEIFTRATSSDHPPAQEMAPGVLVRYVVAGPFEGLDKDELPGQLCSFAAGVMRAEARQEPGYYDLLHSHYWLSGQVGYLAKDRWGVPLVHSAHTLAKVKNAAMADSDTPEPRGRLIGEEQVVAEADRLIANTDAEAGQLIELYGADPDRIDVVPPGVDTEVFRPGSKAGARAALGVASDELVLAFAGRIQPLKAPDVLLRSAAVLRARYPGRRFRVLIVGGASGTGRIAPHRLAELAAELGLVDVVDFLPPMPPAELCRVFRAADLVAVPSYNESFGLVALEAQASGTPVVAAAVGGLRVAVADGVSGLLVPGHEPERWADSLASVLLDPARLAALAAGAPRQAARFSWDRTVDGLLESYQRALFASAPVRV, from the coding sequence ATGGCTCAGCCGGGCACCGGGGACGCCGGCGGGATGAACGTCTACGTCGCCCAGACCGCACTCCGGCTGGCGACCCGTGGCATCGAGGTGGAGATCTTCACCAGGGCGACGTCCTCGGACCACCCGCCGGCCCAGGAGATGGCGCCGGGGGTGCTCGTCCGGTACGTGGTCGCCGGCCCGTTCGAGGGACTGGACAAGGACGAACTGCCCGGTCAGTTGTGTTCCTTCGCGGCCGGGGTGATGCGCGCGGAAGCTCGTCAGGAACCCGGCTACTACGACCTGCTGCACTCGCACTACTGGCTCTCCGGCCAGGTCGGATACCTGGCCAAGGATCGGTGGGGCGTGCCGCTGGTGCACTCGGCCCACACACTGGCCAAGGTCAAGAACGCTGCGATGGCCGACTCCGATACCCCGGAGCCGCGCGGCCGGCTGATCGGTGAGGAGCAGGTCGTCGCCGAGGCGGATCGGTTGATCGCGAACACCGATGCGGAGGCCGGGCAGCTGATCGAGCTCTACGGCGCGGATCCGGACCGGATCGATGTCGTCCCGCCGGGCGTGGACACCGAGGTGTTCCGTCCCGGATCCAAGGCGGGCGCCCGTGCCGCGCTGGGGGTGGCGTCAGACGAGCTGGTACTGGCCTTCGCCGGCCGGATCCAGCCGCTGAAGGCGCCCGACGTCCTCCTGCGCTCCGCCGCGGTGCTGCGGGCCAGGTACCCGGGCCGGAGATTCCGGGTGCTGATCGTCGGCGGAGCCTCCGGGACCGGCCGGATCGCGCCCCACCGGCTGGCCGAACTGGCGGCCGAACTCGGCCTGGTCGACGTGGTGGACTTCCTGCCGCCGATGCCGCCGGCCGAGCTCTGCCGGGTGTTCCGGGCCGCGGACCTGGTGGCCGTGCCCAGCTACAACGAATCCTTCGGCCTCGTCGCCCTGGAGGCGCAGGCCTCCGGCACTCCCGTGGTCGCGGCGGCCGTCGGTGGTCTGCGGGTCGCCGTGGCCGACGGGGTCAGTGGGCTGCTGGTTCCCGGGCACGAGCCGGAGCGGTGGGCCGACTCGCTGGCCTCCGTCCTGCTCGATCCGGCCCGGCTCGCCGCACTGGCGGCCGGTGCGCCCCGTCAGGCGGCCAGGTTCTCGTGGGACCGCACGGTCGACGGGCTGCTCGAGTCCTACCAGCGCGCGCTGTTTGCCTCCGCTCCGGTGCGGGTATGA
- a CDS encoding Ig-like domain-containing protein — protein MRKSVRLFGRSSAGAVALLVALGLTVSACSAGTQVVLVTVTSGQPAASSQVVAPAIAASSSAAVSGPAAAPSTSAVKIPGSNVVITAKPAFGSKNVAPDNPVSISVFAGKISSLVLKSDDGRTITGNISSDKGTWTNNERLTFNTTYTFAGSAQSSQGKTVPIAGTISTVKPKSTESAAIQIPNGDTVGVGAPIIVTFSGVVTDRAAAERQLKVTTSAGAALKGNWGWLQDGDVLGNGVIRSQVHWRPTASPATGSTPYWPAFTKVHVEADLNGVDYGNGQWGNADITSDFTIGRSQIVIADAATHRLVVTVNNEVTKNYAVSYGADSVPGKATLNGIHIVMDKELTVSMCNPQFNYCNALEKWAVRINDNGEFIHQNLLARTSFGTANVSSGCINMGVPDAQDYYNSALYGDPVIVSNSDGGVPRMSEQNSIYDWIYSPAQWQALSAL, from the coding sequence ATGCGCAAGTCTGTCCGGTTGTTCGGCCGCAGCAGTGCCGGTGCGGTGGCCCTGCTGGTCGCCCTCGGGCTCACCGTCTCGGCATGTTCCGCCGGGACCCAGGTGGTCCTGGTCACCGTGACGTCGGGTCAGCCTGCCGCGTCCTCGCAGGTCGTGGCGCCGGCCATCGCCGCGAGCAGCTCCGCGGCCGTCTCCGGCCCGGCAGCCGCCCCGTCGACGAGTGCGGTCAAGATCCCGGGCAGCAACGTGGTGATCACGGCCAAACCGGCTTTCGGGTCCAAGAACGTCGCCCCGGACAATCCGGTCAGCATCTCGGTCTTCGCCGGCAAGATCTCCTCGCTGGTGCTCAAGTCGGACGACGGCCGCACCATCACCGGGAACATCTCCTCGGACAAGGGCACCTGGACGAACAACGAGCGACTGACCTTCAACACCACCTACACGTTCGCCGGGTCGGCCCAGTCGTCGCAGGGGAAGACGGTCCCGATCGCCGGGACCATCTCCACGGTCAAGCCGAAGTCCACCGAGAGCGCAGCGATCCAGATCCCGAACGGTGACACCGTCGGCGTCGGCGCTCCGATCATCGTCACCTTCTCCGGGGTAGTCACCGACCGCGCCGCCGCGGAGCGGCAGCTCAAGGTGACCACGTCTGCCGGAGCTGCACTGAAGGGGAACTGGGGCTGGCTGCAGGATGGTGACGTCCTGGGCAACGGCGTCATCAGGTCGCAGGTGCACTGGCGCCCCACCGCCAGTCCCGCCACGGGAAGCACGCCCTACTGGCCGGCGTTCACGAAGGTGCACGTGGAGGCCGATCTCAACGGCGTCGACTACGGCAACGGTCAGTGGGGGAATGCCGACATCACGTCCGACTTCACCATCGGACGATCCCAGATCGTGATCGCGGACGCTGCCACGCACCGCCTGGTGGTGACCGTCAACAACGAGGTCACCAAGAACTACGCGGTCTCCTACGGAGCGGATTCGGTGCCCGGCAAGGCGACGTTGAACGGGATCCACATCGTGATGGACAAGGAACTCACGGTCAGCATGTGCAACCCGCAGTTCAACTACTGCAACGCGCTGGAGAAATGGGCGGTGCGGATCAACGACAACGGCGAGTTCATCCACCAGAACCTTCTGGCGCGCACCTCTTTCGGTACCGCCAACGTCTCGTCCGGATGCATCAACATGGGTGTTCCTGACGCGCAGGACTACTACAACTCGGCGCTCTACGGCGACCCGGTGATCGTGTCCAACAGCGACGGCGGGGTGCCCCGGATGAGCGAGCAGAACTCGATCTACGACTGGATCTACTCGCCGGCGCAGTGGCAGGCGTTGTCGGCCCTCTGA
- a CDS encoding DUF2505 domain-containing protein, translating into MPTPLSVTHDFAANPAAVYALLTDRSFLDGRLSETGGLDPSVVSLDVDGDTAKVVTRQSIPSSSLPSMVASMIPGDPVTERTEAWRAEAEGHVADFSVVIKGAPATLKGTMILAAAGTGSTLTVQGQASVPIPLFGGKIEAIVAEQVTAQLNREAVYTATALTS; encoded by the coding sequence TTGCCCACGCCCTTGTCCGTCACCCATGACTTCGCCGCCAACCCGGCGGCGGTCTATGCGCTGCTCACCGACCGGTCGTTCCTGGACGGCCGGCTCAGCGAGACCGGCGGCCTCGACCCGTCCGTCGTCAGTCTGGACGTCGACGGTGACACCGCCAAAGTGGTGACCCGACAATCGATCCCGTCGTCGTCTCTGCCGTCCATGGTGGCCTCGATGATTCCCGGCGATCCGGTCACCGAGCGCACCGAGGCCTGGCGCGCCGAGGCGGAAGGCCACGTCGCGGACTTCTCGGTGGTGATCAAGGGCGCCCCCGCCACGTTGAAGGGCACGATGATCCTGGCCGCCGCCGGGACCGGCTCGACCCTGACCGTCCAGGGTCAGGCCAGCGTTCCGATTCCGCTGTTCGGCGGCAAGATCGAGGCGATCGTCGCCGAGCAGGTGACCGCCCAGCTCAATCGGGAGGCCGTCTACACCGCCACCGCATTGACCTCCTGA